The following coding sequences are from one Capsicum annuum cultivar UCD-10X-F1 chromosome 3, UCD10Xv1.1, whole genome shotgun sequence window:
- the LOC107862612 gene encoding protein-L-isoaspartate O-methyltransferase 1, with the protein MPSSISLQHSLSATIAYGFRYRTLLKQHTFLSYAAHQLQRQKSSTLPLFSSSFCRVPNLRFFTGNSLFSRMEQFWSGSSVNRNKGMIQQLQRYGVIKSHKVTEIMETVDRGLFVPDGTPAYVDSPMSIGYNATISAPHMHAMCLELLEDRLQPGMHALDVGSGTGYLTACFALMVGPQGRAVGVEHIPELVTWSIKNVEKSAAAPLLKEGSLSLHVGDGRKGWPEHAPYDAIHVGAAAADVPQDLIDQLKPGGRMVIPVGTFFQDLKVIDKKLDGSISVRSETSVRYVPLTSREAQIKGTD; encoded by the exons ATGCCGTCTTCAATATCCTTGCAGCACTCTCTATCAGCTACTATTGCGTATGGTTTCCGCTATCGTACGCTTTTAAAACAGCACACCTTTTTATCCTACGCCGCTCACCAACTTCAACGCCAAAAATCTTCTACTTTACCCCTCTTCTCTTCATCCTTTTGCCGGGTACCAAATCTCCGTTTCTTCACGGGAAACTCTCTCTTCTCCCGAATGGAG CAATTTTGGAGTGGAAGTAGCGTTAATAGAAACAAGGGAATGATTCAGCAGTTGCAAAGATATGGAGTCATAAAATCCCATAAAGTAACAGAAATAATGGAAACTGTTGATAGGGGTTTGTTTGTACCTGATGGTACTCCGGCTTACGTTGATAGCCCCATGAGTATAGGTTACAATGCCACTATCTCAGCACCTCACATGCATGCTATGTGTCTTGAATTACTGGAGGACAGGTTGCAGCCGGGCATGCATGCTCTTGATGTCGGTTCAG GAACTGGGTATCTCACAGCATGTTTTGCTCTAATGGTTGGACCACAAGGTCGAGCCGTGGGGGTGGAACATATACCTGAGTTGGTTACATGGTCAATCAAGAATGTTGAAAAGAGTGCAGCAGCTCCTTTATTAAAAGAAGGGTCCCTCTCATTGCATGTTGGTG ATGGGAGGAAGGGTTGGCCAGAGCACGCACCTTATGATGCTATTCACGTTGGAGCAGCTGCAGCTGATGTTCCACAGGATCTCATCGACCAGTTAAAGCCCGGGGGAAGGATGGTGATTCCAGTGGGTACTTTTTTCCAAGACCTCAAGGTTATAGACAAGAAATTGGATGGTTCAATAAGCGTTCGAAGTGAGACTTCTGTCCGTTACGTTCCACTGACTAGTCGAGAAGCGCAGATTAAGGGCACTGACTAG